A window of the Desulforapulum autotrophicum HRM2 genome harbors these coding sequences:
- a CDS encoding DUF1294 domain-containing protein has protein sequence MLRRGNITLWNDEKGFGFITPNAGGKQLFFHIKSCSPHNRRPAINQSITYSLSVDKQGRPCAVKVILPDNDRAPEIKKKEGGLSVIGAACFLGVVCFSVFTAKIPIMILALYLGASLITFIVYALDKSAARKGAWRTSENTLHLLSLIGGWPGAFMAQQKLRHKSRKQPFRLIFWITVLVNCGAFTWLFTSTGTATLQSFVHDNSGLLHFISKTLTH, from the coding sequence ATGTTAAGAAGAGGAAACATTACATTATGGAACGATGAGAAGGGCTTTGGATTTATTACCCCCAATGCTGGCGGCAAACAACTTTTTTTTCATATTAAATCCTGCAGTCCCCATAATCGTAGACCAGCGATCAATCAGTCCATAACCTATTCTTTGTCCGTTGACAAACAAGGGAGACCATGCGCTGTAAAAGTCATTCTTCCCGATAATGACAGAGCTCCGGAGATCAAAAAGAAGGAGGGAGGGCTTTCAGTCATTGGTGCCGCATGCTTTCTTGGCGTTGTTTGTTTCTCTGTTTTTACAGCCAAAATTCCCATCATGATTCTGGCTCTTTACCTGGGCGCCAGCCTGATCACCTTCATCGTATATGCGTTGGACAAATCAGCTGCCCGAAAAGGGGCCTGGCGAACCTCGGAAAATACGTTGCATCTTCTATCACTCATTGGTGGATGGCCCGGTGCTTTCATGGCCCAACAAAAACTACGCCACAAATCCCGGAAGCAACCCTTTCGTCTCATATTCTGGATAACGGTTCTGGTGAATTGCGGGGCCTTTACCTGGCTTTTTACTTCAACCGGCACCGCCACCCTGCAATCTTTTGTTCATGATAATTCCGGCCTCCTTCATTTCATTTCAAAAACACTGACTCACTGA
- a CDS encoding dihydrolipoyl dehydrogenase — protein MTREVDVAIIGAGTAGLTAQEFVAEKTDNYVIIDDGPLGTTCARVGCMPSKALIAVANNFHKCLFFDEYGISGANALRPDYSRIMAWVRMLRDEFTDGVIQEMSTFTDRLIRKRARFIDANTLDLGDERIRARRIIIATGSKPWIPERWQPYKDLIIDTDQFFELADLPGSLAVFGLGPIGIELGQALHRLGVEIIAFSRRKTAGGLTDPDLQTYAFEHFSKEMNIKLGTADIRRRLGNKVVVGCESGEWTVDRILLATGRRPVIQDLGLENLGVELDDRGMPPFDPGTLQIKDLPVFLAGDVNGQKPILHEAADDGTIAGYNTTAKRISCFKKRTPLAITFSSPDIAIAGLSHKELTTRGVEFVTGKASWEKLGRARMILGKAAGIARIYADKKNGRLLGAELMAPAGEHMAHLLSWAVGAGLTAARALTMPFYHPVPEEALRSALGQILKQIDDPAPDFRLELCQKKGDS, from the coding sequence ATGACCAGAGAAGTTGATGTGGCTATTATCGGGGCCGGTACTGCCGGTTTGACCGCCCAGGAGTTTGTTGCTGAGAAAACCGACAACTACGTGATCATTGATGACGGTCCCCTGGGTACTACCTGCGCCCGGGTGGGATGTATGCCGTCCAAGGCGCTCATTGCAGTGGCCAACAATTTTCACAAGTGTCTCTTTTTTGACGAATATGGCATCTCAGGGGCAAACGCCCTCCGGCCGGACTATTCCCGGATCATGGCCTGGGTGCGGATGCTCCGGGACGAGTTTACCGACGGTGTCATCCAGGAGATGTCAACCTTCACAGATCGACTGATCCGAAAGCGTGCCCGTTTTATCGATGCCAATACCCTGGATCTGGGAGACGAGAGAATCCGAGCCAGGCGTATCATCATTGCCACAGGTTCAAAACCGTGGATCCCGGAACGCTGGCAGCCCTACAAGGACCTTATCATTGACACGGACCAGTTTTTTGAACTTGCGGATTTGCCCGGATCGCTGGCGGTGTTTGGCCTGGGCCCCATTGGTATCGAACTGGGACAGGCCCTGCACCGTCTGGGTGTGGAGATCATCGCCTTCAGCCGGCGCAAAACTGCGGGCGGTCTGACCGACCCTGACCTTCAGACCTATGCCTTTGAGCATTTTTCAAAGGAGATGAACATCAAGCTGGGTACGGCCGACATCCGCCGCAGGTTGGGAAATAAGGTTGTTGTGGGATGTGAAAGCGGCGAATGGACGGTTGACCGGATATTGCTGGCCACTGGCCGCCGTCCCGTGATCCAGGACCTTGGCCTGGAAAATCTGGGGGTTGAACTGGATGACAGAGGCATGCCTCCCTTTGATCCCGGCACCCTTCAGATCAAGGATTTGCCCGTATTCCTGGCAGGAGATGTCAACGGCCAAAAGCCCATCCTCCACGAAGCCGCTGATGACGGAACTATTGCCGGGTACAACACCACAGCCAAGCGTATCTCCTGCTTTAAAAAACGCACCCCTTTGGCCATCACCTTCTCATCCCCGGATATTGCCATCGCAGGCCTTTCCCACAAGGAGCTGACAACCCGGGGAGTGGAATTTGTGACGGGCAAGGCCTCATGGGAGAAACTTGGACGGGCCAGGATGATTCTGGGCAAGGCCGCAGGAATTGCCCGGATCTACGCCGATAAAAAAAACGGCAGGCTTTTGGGGGCAGAATTGATGGCACCGGCCGGCGAGCACATGGCCCATCTTTTATCCTGGGCTGTGGGCGCAGGGCTGACTGCGGCTCGGGCGCTGACCATGCCCTTTTACCATCCAGTGCCCGAGGAGGCCTTAAGGTCAGCCCTGGGGCAAATTTTGAAGCAGATCGACGACCCTGCCCCTGATTTCCGGCTGGAACTTTGCCAGAAAAAGGGAGATTCTTAA
- a CDS encoding sensor histidine kinase: MDTHITEINNSDVNYSSDPENIPLHQRPSISIRAKVAVSFSLFFLLSFTVTGWSYWILTKVETKIEFLEIADNYLVEIQQARRFEKNYLLYKTDLKEALEPLQKADDILTQNSGKIEKILGKVHFKTMVSFMAKYHDQLILLSSAKDDKEREAIVPMLRNFGSQMVSFAEEFVEKEQHSAKRMFLLAKRVPIYFMSALFILMVFVLTFLTRQLLLTLNRFMAYTRRIGEGDFTPIMPARKYKDEFTKLAEAFNHMTKELDHKHNVLLESHKLRAIGTLVAGVAHELNNPLNNTLLTASMLIEDFETLPDEEKMEMVHDVINETERAQKVVKNLLDFAREGETEIMALDLCKIVRDSTNLVVNQVKFAKVDLQLACDEHLPLIHGDDQKLKQVFVNLILNAVDALSPGGKIKIHVKKDDASRFVLVTVEDNGPGIPEHIQGRIFEPFFTTKTQNKGTGLGLSVSRGIVKKLGGYIRLASSKDRGTTFTVALPTTESAQPLTKPMP; this comes from the coding sequence ATGGACACACATATAACAGAGATTAACAACTCGGACGTCAATTACAGCAGCGACCCGGAAAATATTCCCCTCCACCAGCGCCCCTCCATAAGCATCCGGGCCAAGGTTGCGGTTTCTTTTTCGCTGTTTTTCCTTTTGTCGTTTACCGTGACCGGGTGGTCCTACTGGATACTGACAAAGGTGGAGACTAAAATTGAGTTCCTCGAAATAGCCGACAACTATCTTGTTGAGATTCAGCAGGCCCGGCGATTTGAAAAGAATTATCTGCTCTACAAAACCGATCTCAAGGAGGCCCTGGAGCCGCTTCAAAAAGCCGATGATATCTTGACCCAGAACAGCGGAAAAATTGAAAAAATCCTTGGTAAAGTTCACTTTAAAACCATGGTCTCGTTCATGGCAAAATACCACGACCAGCTGATCCTGCTGAGTTCGGCAAAGGATGACAAGGAACGGGAGGCCATTGTCCCCATGCTTCGAAATTTTGGCAGCCAGATGGTTTCCTTTGCCGAGGAGTTTGTTGAAAAAGAGCAGCATTCGGCCAAGCGGATGTTTTTGCTGGCCAAGCGTGTTCCCATTTATTTCATGTCTGCCCTGTTTATTTTAATGGTTTTTGTCCTGACTTTTTTAACCCGGCAGCTGCTGCTGACCCTGAACCGATTCATGGCATACACCCGGCGCATTGGAGAGGGGGATTTTACACCGATCATGCCGGCCAGAAAATACAAGGATGAGTTTACCAAGCTGGCCGAAGCGTTCAACCACATGACCAAGGAACTGGACCACAAGCACAATGTCCTGCTCGAGTCCCACAAGCTCAGGGCCATCGGCACCCTTGTGGCGGGGGTGGCCCATGAACTCAACAATCCTTTGAACAACACCCTGCTCACGGCATCCATGCTCATTGAGGATTTTGAGACCCTTCCGGATGAAGAGAAGATGGAGATGGTCCATGATGTGATCAATGAAACGGAACGGGCCCAGAAGGTGGTGAAAAATCTGCTGGATTTTGCCAGGGAAGGCGAGACCGAGATCATGGCCCTTGATCTTTGCAAGATCGTCAGGGACTCGACCAACCTTGTTGTCAATCAGGTGAAGTTTGCCAAGGTGGATCTGCAACTTGCCTGTGACGAGCATCTTCCCCTGATCCACGGGGATGACCAGAAGCTTAAACAGGTGTTTGTCAACCTGATTCTCAACGCCGTGGATGCCTTGTCCCCGGGTGGTAAAATCAAGATTCACGTTAAAAAAGATGACGCGTCCCGGTTTGTGCTTGTGACTGTCGAGGACAACGGCCCCGGCATTCCCGAGCATATCCAGGGCAGGATATTTGAGCCTTTTTTCACCACCAAGACCCAGAACAAGGGCACGGGACTGGGGTTGTCCGTTTCCAGGGGAATCGTTAAAAAACTGGGCGGCTATATCCGTTTGGCCAGCAGTAAAGACAGGGGAACCACATTTACCGTTGCCCTGCCCACCACAGAGTCTGCCCAGCCCTTGACCAAACCCATGCCCTGA
- a CDS encoding PaaI family thioesterase, whose protein sequence is MKIKNIYKIMAEMEGGKMLTLPPESAKEMNAELIEYVEEESIKVKFPLYEKYNNPVGLILGGFLPVFFDLSFGPLSYLVAKKPATSLDLNTTFIRPITIKDKEIIIKASVINKSKSYLILDAQAFNSKNDLVATATSRMLILN, encoded by the coding sequence GTGAAAATTAAAAACATTTATAAGATTATGGCTGAAATGGAAGGTGGAAAAATGTTAACTCTGCCACCAGAAAGTGCTAAAGAAATGAATGCAGAACTTATAGAATATGTTGAAGAAGAGTCAATTAAAGTGAAGTTTCCACTTTATGAAAAATATAATAATCCGGTAGGACTTATTTTAGGAGGCTTTCTACCTGTGTTTTTTGATTTAAGTTTCGGTCCTTTATCATATCTTGTTGCGAAAAAACCAGCCACAAGCCTTGATCTAAATACAACTTTCATACGGCCAATTACGATAAAAGATAAAGAAATAATAATAAAAGCATCGGTCATCAATAAAAGTAAGTCATACCTCATTTTAGATGCACAAGCATTTAACAGTAAAAATGATCTGGTAGCTACTGCAACATCGAGGATGCTGATATTAAACTAA
- a CDS encoding type II toxin-antitoxin system RelE/ParE family toxin: MIKDFKCKETKSIFNGLFSKKLPQDIQRLAERKLIMLHRATEINDLRVPPANRLETLSGNRMGQHSIRINKKWRICFEWKEDGVHSVEIVDYH; encoded by the coding sequence ATGATAAAAGACTTTAAATGCAAAGAAACCAAATCTATATTTAATGGCCTTTTTTCTAAAAAATTGCCACAGGATATACAAAGGCTGGCTGAAAGGAAGTTAATCATGCTTCATAGAGCAACAGAAATAAATGATCTTAGAGTGCCGCCTGCAAATCGGCTGGAAACGCTCAGTGGCAATCGGATGGGACAACACAGCATACGTATAAATAAAAAATGGCGAATTTGTTTTGAATGGAAAGAGGATGGCGTACATAGTGTTGAGATCGTTGATTATCATTAA
- a CDS encoding urocanate hydratase, which translates to MEEMHENQTLVVQSGHPLGLFKSSPDNPRVIITNGLMVGLYDNLLDWEIAAQMGVTSYGQMTAGGWMYIGPQGIVHGTYNTLLNAGRKMCRVADHGNLAGLLFVSSGLGGMSGAQPKAAKITGAASITAEVDYSRIETRHRQGWVDLVTDSLEQAVAMAQAAIKEKKNTSIAFHGNVVDLLEYMAAKRIRVDLLTDQTSCHVVHDGGYCPQGIDFEERTRLLATDRKRFISLVDKSLKRHIKAIGRLVDQGTFFFDYGNAFLKSVFDAGVTEVSKNGMDAKDGFVYPSYFEDIMGPIFDYGYGPFRWVCLSCDPTDLDRTDQAAMECIDPARCPQDRDNHIWIRDAKKNCLVVGSQARILYSDAQGRVTIALKFNEMVRKQEIGPVLLGRDHHDPGGTDSPFRETANIKDGSNVCADMATHCFAGNAARGMSLVALHNGGGTGIAKAINGGFGLVLDGSKRVDEIIESAMTWDVMGGVARRNWSRNPNAMAVAARYNLENTNKDQITLPFQVEDSLVAESMKGLFSD; encoded by the coding sequence CTGGAAGAGATGCACGAGAACCAGACCCTTGTGGTCCAGTCGGGCCACCCACTGGGGCTGTTCAAGTCAAGCCCGGACAATCCCCGGGTGATCATCACCAACGGGCTCATGGTCGGTCTCTACGACAATCTTCTTGACTGGGAAATTGCCGCCCAGATGGGGGTCACTTCCTACGGTCAGATGACGGCGGGCGGCTGGATGTACATCGGTCCCCAGGGCATTGTCCACGGCACCTATAACACCCTTCTCAATGCGGGTCGAAAAATGTGCAGGGTTGCAGACCATGGAAACCTTGCAGGCCTGCTGTTTGTATCGTCCGGTCTTGGCGGAATGAGCGGTGCCCAGCCCAAGGCCGCCAAAATAACCGGGGCCGCCTCAATCACGGCAGAGGTGGATTACTCAAGGATTGAGACCCGTCACCGCCAGGGATGGGTGGACCTTGTGACCGACAGCCTGGAGCAGGCCGTTGCCATGGCCCAGGCGGCCATAAAAGAAAAGAAGAACACCTCCATCGCCTTCCACGGCAATGTAGTGGATCTGCTGGAATACATGGCCGCCAAAAGAATCCGGGTGGACCTTCTCACAGATCAGACCTCCTGCCATGTGGTCCATGACGGGGGGTACTGCCCCCAGGGAATTGATTTTGAGGAGCGAACCCGTCTGCTGGCAACGGACCGAAAGCGATTCATCAGCCTTGTGGACAAGAGTCTCAAACGCCATATCAAGGCCATCGGCCGACTGGTTGACCAGGGCACTTTTTTCTTTGACTATGGCAACGCCTTTCTCAAGTCCGTATTTGATGCAGGCGTGACCGAAGTGTCGAAAAACGGCATGGATGCCAAGGACGGCTTTGTCTATCCCTCGTATTTTGAAGATATCATGGGACCGATCTTTGATTACGGGTACGGCCCCTTTCGCTGGGTCTGCCTGAGCTGTGACCCCACAGACCTTGATCGAACCGACCAGGCAGCCATGGAATGCATCGATCCTGCCCGCTGTCCCCAGGACAGGGACAACCACATCTGGATCCGGGATGCAAAGAAAAACTGTCTGGTTGTGGGCAGCCAGGCCAGGATTCTCTATTCAGATGCCCAGGGCCGTGTCACCATTGCCCTGAAGTTCAATGAAATGGTGAGGAAGCAAGAGATCGGCCCCGTGCTCCTGGGACGGGACCACCATGACCCGGGCGGTACGGACTCACCCTTCCGTGAAACCGCCAACATCAAGGACGGCAGCAATGTGTGTGCAGACATGGCCACCCACTGCTTTGCCGGGAATGCGGCTCGGGGCATGTCCCTTGTGGCGCTTCACAACGGCGGGGGTACGGGCATCGCCAAGGCCATCAACGGCGGATTTGGACTGGTGCTCGACGGATCAAAGCGTGTGGACGAAATCATAGAATCTGCCATGACCTGGGATGTCATGGGCGGGGTTGCCCGTCGAAACTGGAGCCGCAACCCCAATGCCATGGCAGTGGCGGCTCGATACAACCTGGAAAACACGAACAAAGATCAGATCACCCTGCCCTTTCAAGTGGAAGATTCCCTGGTGGCCGAGTCAATGAAAGGCTTATTTTCTGATTGA
- a CDS encoding Hsp20/alpha crystallin family protein translates to MEKSKHEKKRVAAELCSCMDDENSTLHLEFTMPGVKKKDIDLKLNNDSFRLRAERGDVEYVSTGSFCCPVEIKSTEANYENGLLLLKIPLKDPWKDSHKVSIH, encoded by the coding sequence ATGGAAAAGTCAAAACATGAAAAAAAACGCGTGGCTGCAGAACTATGCTCGTGTATGGACGATGAAAATTCCACCCTTCACCTTGAATTTACCATGCCCGGTGTGAAGAAAAAAGATATCGATCTGAAACTCAACAATGACAGTTTCAGGCTCAGGGCTGAAAGGGGGGATGTTGAATATGTTTCCACGGGCTCTTTCTGCTGCCCGGTGGAAATAAAAAGCACGGAGGCCAATTATGAAAACGGTCTCCTTCTTCTGAAGATTCCTTTGAAGGATCCATGGAAGGATTCTCACAAAGTGTCAATTCATTAA
- a CDS encoding PEP/pyruvate-binding domain-containing protein: protein MSVQSKKNEVYAMDYDFRFKYETLRSLLDKNGNALQILSDLEADLNHMRHYDPRIKLPIQMLITKALLMAQELNLMTGNSYSELYEVLFRLRYQADGLFLDKTLDADAERSTAHKPFVVSLDPMATTASASELPPDPAVIGGKAFGIWQLGREFEDLTPPGFVVTTAAYNRIIQDNHLHDRIRLLLTDLDVIEDQDLFQSRTETIRRLIRESTVCKEIETAMVEQMELFEQRFSTRLWAVRSSAVCEDSVHSFAGQFDSELQIKKENCINAYLNVLAGRFTDRAVRYRTHHHFREVDTPMAVLFMPMVDAASAGVVHTCDTRNPDANTLVVSTVQGLANRMVTGEEQADTFMVAKGKEPLITQVMGAKEVKPAADGENPGTAGYIPQEKVLEIARIAMDVVDRFGHELDIEWAIDKTGKIRFLQARPLNITGDGTPASVRPTIKKESLPILARGITIFPGRAEGPLVFWTPGDKLSQIPEGAVVLVAHPRPELGAVLPKIAALLVMEGSPVGHLATLVREFSVPSIFRMGETAHNLLKKNTLSVNATERTVYDGVRWPGIRERVLARIARKNRQQKKSGPLYDLILALNLLDPDASSFKAGACRSVHDTLRFMHEMAVRTMFGFGDRQDRGWSKKSKKLVTDLPIKFQLIDLDNTIPEHLKKVTPENVASVPFKALWQGIMDKRLAWPERWEKQMRGMPSDFKETVLGGNRGPRRTSEKNYAILAGDYMNLNARFDYHYAMVDAMVGPGTEHNHVHFRFRGGGASDENRARRARFLERVLRQEGFGVDRSTDLVTAWFRRYPRKDSERALERLGLLMVCARQLDAVLKRDSDIKRYADYFANGEFKMFL from the coding sequence ATGTCTGTTCAGTCCAAAAAAAATGAGGTTTATGCGATGGATTATGATTTCAGATTTAAATATGAGACACTCAGGTCCCTGCTTGATAAAAACGGCAATGCCCTTCAGATCCTGAGTGATCTTGAAGCCGACTTAAACCACATGCGCCACTATGACCCAAGGATCAAACTGCCTATCCAGATGTTGATCACCAAGGCCCTGCTCATGGCCCAGGAGCTCAACCTCATGACTGGAAACAGCTATTCAGAGTTGTATGAGGTCCTTTTTCGACTGCGTTACCAGGCCGATGGGCTGTTTCTCGACAAGACCCTGGATGCGGATGCAGAACGGTCAACGGCCCATAAACCCTTTGTGGTGTCCCTTGATCCCATGGCAACCACGGCTTCTGCGTCCGAGTTGCCACCGGACCCTGCAGTCATCGGTGGCAAGGCGTTCGGGATCTGGCAGCTTGGCCGTGAATTTGAGGATCTGACTCCCCCGGGATTTGTGGTCACAACCGCGGCATACAACCGAATCATCCAGGATAACCATCTCCATGACCGCATCCGACTGCTCCTGACCGACCTGGATGTAATCGAGGACCAGGACCTTTTTCAATCCCGGACAGAAACCATCCGGCGGCTGATACGGGAATCAACCGTGTGTAAAGAGATCGAAACCGCCATGGTCGAGCAGATGGAACTTTTTGAGCAGCGGTTTTCCACCCGGCTGTGGGCCGTCAGGTCTTCGGCTGTGTGTGAAGACTCTGTTCATTCCTTTGCCGGTCAGTTTGACAGTGAGCTGCAGATTAAAAAAGAAAACTGCATCAATGCCTATCTTAATGTCCTGGCTGGCAGATTTACCGACCGGGCCGTTCGATATCGGACCCACCATCATTTCCGGGAAGTTGATACGCCCATGGCTGTTTTGTTCATGCCCATGGTGGATGCCGCATCAGCCGGTGTGGTGCACACCTGTGACACCCGGAATCCAGACGCTAACACCCTGGTGGTCAGCACCGTTCAAGGGCTTGCCAACCGTATGGTAACCGGTGAGGAGCAGGCAGATACCTTCATGGTCGCAAAGGGGAAAGAGCCGTTGATCACCCAGGTCATGGGGGCAAAAGAAGTCAAGCCCGCAGCGGATGGTGAAAACCCCGGTACTGCAGGGTATATCCCCCAGGAAAAAGTTCTTGAAATTGCCCGGATTGCCATGGATGTGGTCGATCGATTCGGCCATGAACTTGATATTGAATGGGCCATTGATAAAACCGGTAAAATCCGTTTTTTACAGGCCCGGCCCCTTAACATCACCGGGGATGGAACCCCGGCATCGGTAAGGCCGACCATTAAAAAAGAGAGCCTGCCCATCCTTGCCAGGGGTATAACCATATTTCCCGGACGGGCTGAAGGTCCCCTGGTCTTCTGGACACCCGGGGATAAACTGTCACAGATTCCTGAAGGGGCCGTTGTCCTGGTTGCCCATCCCCGGCCCGAGCTTGGGGCCGTGCTTCCCAAAATAGCGGCGTTGCTGGTCATGGAGGGAAGCCCCGTGGGCCATCTGGCAACCCTTGTCCGGGAATTTTCCGTGCCATCCATATTCCGGATGGGAGAAACTGCACACAACCTTTTAAAGAAAAATACCCTCAGCGTCAATGCCACCGAAAGAACCGTGTACGATGGGGTGAGATGGCCCGGTATCCGGGAACGGGTCCTGGCAAGAATTGCCAGGAAAAACCGTCAGCAGAAAAAATCCGGTCCCCTGTACGATTTGATCCTTGCCCTCAACCTGCTGGACCCGGATGCCTCCTCATTCAAAGCCGGTGCATGCCGATCCGTCCATGATACCCTTCGCTTCATGCATGAAATGGCCGTGCGCACCATGTTTGGGTTCGGCGACAGGCAGGACCGGGGCTGGAGCAAAAAGAGCAAAAAACTGGTCACGGATTTACCCATCAAATTTCAACTCATCGACCTTGACAACACCATTCCGGAACATTTGAAAAAAGTGACTCCGGAAAATGTGGCATCCGTGCCGTTCAAAGCCCTGTGGCAGGGGATCATGGACAAACGGCTTGCATGGCCCGAGCGGTGGGAAAAACAGATGCGGGGAATGCCGTCGGATTTCAAGGAGACCGTTCTTGGCGGAAACCGGGGCCCCCGTCGTACCTCAGAGAAAAATTACGCCATCCTTGCCGGTGACTACATGAACCTCAATGCCCGGTTTGACTATCACTATGCCATGGTGGATGCCATGGTGGGGCCGGGCACGGAACACAACCATGTTCACTTCAGGTTCAGGGGTGGCGGGGCAAGTGATGAGAACAGAGCCCGACGGGCCAGGTTCCTGGAACGGGTGCTTCGCCAGGAGGGTTTTGGCGTGGACCGCAGCACGGATCTTGTCACTGCCTGGTTCAGGCGTTATCCCCGGAAGGATTCTGAAAGGGCCCTTGAACGCCTGGGGTTGCTCATGGTCTGCGCCCGCCAGCTGGATGCAGTCCTTAAAAGAGATAGTGACATCAAGCGGTATGCAGACTATTTTGCCAACGGGGAGTTTAAGATGTTTCTCTAG
- a CDS encoding bile acid:sodium symporter: MIKKQWFLISLVAVFVAVVFDKSNLLSEMGMVLKDNHGPDVMIFLIFIFSGLLIESHQVRAGIRDVRSTLLALAVIVVIAPLAALALSYLPVDTGVVIGLFIVAVMPTTLSSGIVMTGAAGGNMAHALFVTILSNFVAIFTIPFTLSLLLPVLNQEKSLNIDQGAIIFKLLVLVLVPLIVGMILKAWVFKARNMGGFQKVNQFMILGIVFISLGGAKDVLLGQGAAFWSIAVLVAVFHALLLGASFLLVKWFKLEKGRYESVVFMGSQKTLALSVMIQVTYFSEFGIALLVCVIHHIIHLMIDGYLSARLGR; the protein is encoded by the coding sequence ATGATAAAAAAACAGTGGTTCCTGATCAGTCTTGTGGCTGTGTTTGTTGCGGTCGTTTTTGACAAATCCAACCTTTTGTCGGAAATGGGAATGGTGTTAAAGGACAACCATGGCCCGGATGTGATGATTTTTCTGATTTTTATCTTTTCAGGTCTGTTGATCGAAAGCCATCAGGTCAGGGCCGGAATCAGGGATGTCCGTTCGACCCTTCTGGCACTTGCGGTCATTGTTGTCATCGCACCCCTGGCTGCCCTGGCCCTTTCATATCTGCCCGTTGATACCGGTGTGGTCATCGGGCTTTTTATCGTGGCGGTCATGCCAACCACCCTTTCTTCGGGTATTGTGATGACCGGAGCCGCCGGCGGAAACATGGCCCATGCCCTTTTTGTGACCATCCTTTCGAATTTTGTCGCCATTTTTACCATTCCTTTTACCCTTTCGTTGCTTTTGCCTGTGCTGAACCAGGAAAAGTCCCTCAACATTGACCAGGGGGCCATTATTTTCAAGCTGCTGGTGCTTGTTCTCGTTCCCCTGATTGTTGGAATGATTTTAAAGGCCTGGGTATTCAAGGCAAGGAATATGGGCGGATTTCAAAAGGTCAACCAGTTCATGATCCTTGGAATTGTGTTTATCTCCCTTGGCGGGGCCAAGGATGTGCTTCTGGGCCAGGGGGCCGCCTTCTGGTCCATTGCCGTGCTGGTGGCCGTGTTCCACGCCTTGCTTCTGGGTGCCTCATTCCTGCTGGTCAAATGGTTTAAATTAGAAAAGGGACGTTATGAAAGTGTTGTCTTCATGGGCTCCCAAAAGACCCTGGCCCTGTCGGTCATGATCCAGGTGACCTATTTCAGTGAATTCGGAATCGCCCTTTTAGTGTGCGTCATCCACCACATTATTCACCTCATGATTGACGGGTATCTAAGTGCAAGGCTCGGCCGTTAA
- a CDS encoding HigA family addiction module antitoxin — protein MRDFPPTHPGEILLEEFLKPMGISQYRIAKDIGVPAMRINKIVRCERGISADTALRLAHYFGMSVDFWTGIQVHYDTEIAKMKLGDRLEREVKTFDPAA, from the coding sequence ATGAGAGATTTTCCCCCTACACACCCTGGTGAAATATTACTTGAAGAATTCTTAAAACCAATGGGTATAAGCCAATATCGGATTGCTAAGGATATAGGCGTTCCTGCTATGCGGATAAATAAAATTGTTCGGTGTGAAAGAGGAATCAGTGCGGATACTGCTTTAAGATTGGCGCATTATTTTGGAATGTCTGTTGATTTCTGGACGGGAATTCAGGTTCACTATGATACTGAAATAGCCAAAATGAAATTAGGAGACAGGTTGGAAAGGGAGGTCAAAACATTTGATCCTGCCGCTTGA
- a CDS encoding queuosine precursor transporter: MLAVNFSFIILIYRLFGKTGLYAWIPIAAIVANIQVVKLVEIVGISATLGNIVYASSFLVTDILSELYGKQEAKKAVYLGLFSLVAMTVLMNMALLFAPAPDDFSQASLKNIFSFMPRIAGASLVAYFISQSHDVWAFEFWKNRFPSPGHLWLRNNASTMASQFIDSSLFTLLAFWGVFPTQALIEIFWTTYLLKWVVGVADTPFLYLARGWHLGKKIREA, translated from the coding sequence ATGCTTGCCGTCAACTTCAGCTTTATCATTCTCATCTACCGTTTATTTGGCAAGACAGGCCTCTACGCCTGGATACCCATTGCCGCCATTGTCGCCAACATCCAGGTGGTCAAACTGGTGGAGATCGTCGGCATTTCAGCAACCCTTGGCAACATCGTCTATGCCTCCTCGTTTCTGGTGACCGACATCCTGTCTGAACTCTACGGCAAACAAGAGGCAAAAAAGGCCGTGTACCTGGGCCTTTTCTCCCTGGTGGCCATGACGGTTCTCATGAACATGGCCCTGCTGTTTGCCCCGGCACCTGACGATTTTTCCCAGGCAAGCCTGAAAAACATCTTTTCGTTCATGCCCAGGATTGCCGGAGCAAGCCTGGTTGCCTATTTCATCTCCCAGTCCCACGACGTGTGGGCCTTTGAATTCTGGAAAAATCGATTTCCTTCCCCAGGGCACCTGTGGCTGAGAAACAACGCCAGCACCATGGCCAGCCAGTTCATTGATTCCAGCCTCTTCACCCTTCTGGCCTTCTGGGGCGTGTTTCCCACCCAGGCCCTGATTGAAATCTTCTGGACAACCTATCTTTTAAAATGGGTGGTGGGTGTGGCAGACACGCCGTTTCTCTACCTTGCCAGGGGATGGCATTTGGGAAAAAAGATCAGAGAGGCCTAG